The genomic stretch GAAACCGTCGGGCAGGCGGACGACTCCGTTTTCGAGCTTTGCGCCTTCAAGATCGCCAATGCGGTTGAGCGGCGCAAATTCGCCAGCGGCGAACTGGCCGACACCTTCGACGATGGCCTCGACCAAGTCGGGTTCGGCAGCAGCGAAGCGCTCGCTATCGGCAAGGGTTTCGATCCCCGCGTTGACGCGGATGGCGAGCAGCTGGTCCTGGGTGGCTGGGGAATAAGAAGTCACGGCAGGTCTTTCCTTTGCGGTAAATCGCTTGGCAATTTCGGCACTCACCTATAGCGCGCCGCTATGCGCGGCAAGAACGCTACGGAAATCATCGGCGCGGACCGAAAAGGAATTCTTAGGGCGGCTGAAGCGCTGCGCGAAGGAGGGCTGGTCGCCGTCCCGACGGAGACGGTCTATGGTCTTGCCGCAAGGGCCGACAGCGATGAAGCGGTGGCAAGGATTTACGAGGCCAAGGGGCGGCCCAGCTTCAACCCGCTGATCGTCCATGTGCGCGATGCCGGGCAGGCTGCACGATATGCGGAGCTTTCGGGCGCGGCGCTGGAACTGGCGCAGACGGAGTGGCCGGGGCCGCTCACTCTTGTCCTGCCTTTGCGCGCGGATGCCGGATTGGCGTCGGCCGTCACCGCAGGGCTCGACACAGTTGCGTTGCGCTGTCCGGCGCATCCGGCGATGCGCAGCCTTCTGCAGGAAATCGATTTTCCGCTCGCCGCGCCATCCGCCAATCGCAGCGGCTTCATCAGCCCGACGACACCCGGACACGTGCTGGCCTCGCTCGACGGGAGGATCGACATGGTGCTCGACGGGGGCGCTTGCGAAGGCGGGGTGGAATCGACGATCCTTGCCATTCGCAGCGACGGGCGCTGGGACGAGCTTCGGCCCGGGCCTGTCGATGTCGGCAGCCTGCGCAACAGCTACCGCGCAGCTGCTGCTCCTGCCGCTGGCAAGCCGGTTGAGGGGACCATCGAAGCTCCGGGCCAGCTTGCGAGCCATTACGCCCCGGGCAAGCCGCTTCGCCTGAATGCTGCAGATGCGGCCGTCGACGAATTCATGATCGGTTTCGGACCGATTGCAGGCGATTGCACATTGTCCGCTAGCGGTGACCTCGCCGAAGCCGCCTCTCGCCTCTACGATTGTCTCCACCAGGGGGCGGCGAGCGGCAAGCCGCGCATGGCGGTTGCACCCGTTCCGGACCAGGGCGTGGGCAGGGCCATCAACGACAGGCTGCGCCGCGCCGCAGCCTGATTGGCTGCCACGACGCCATCCGACGACGGGAGGTGGCTGACGTATAGAAAAGGCCGCGCTCCGATTGGCGGAGGCGGCCCTTTCCGAAGTGATTAAGATATCAAGCCTTGCGGGACTTTTTCGCGGAGGACTTCTTGGCGATCTTCTTCTTGGTCGCGGCGCTCTTCTTGGCTGCCTGCTTGTCGGCAGGGGCAGCCTCTTCCGCAGACTCTTCTGCAGGTGTTTCGCAGACCAGCTTGCCCGATCCCATCGAGCTCACCTCGCACTTGGCGCGGCCGATGACCGTGACGGTGCCCGAACCGACGATGCTGGCTTCGACCTTGCCATCCGAAGCGAAGGAAGCCTCGCCCGATCCCGCGACCGTCACATCGGCTGTCTCGACCTTGAACCCGCTCATGTCGGCGCTGCCCGA from Altererythrobacter epoxidivorans encodes the following:
- a CDS encoding L-threonylcarbamoyladenylate synthase → MRGKNATEIIGADRKGILRAAEALREGGLVAVPTETVYGLAARADSDEAVARIYEAKGRPSFNPLIVHVRDAGQAARYAELSGAALELAQTEWPGPLTLVLPLRADAGLASAVTAGLDTVALRCPAHPAMRSLLQEIDFPLAAPSANRSGFISPTTPGHVLASLDGRIDMVLDGGACEGGVESTILAIRSDGRWDELRPGPVDVGSLRNSYRAAAAPAAGKPVEGTIEAPGQLASHYAPGKPLRLNAADAAVDEFMIGFGPIAGDCTLSASGDLAEAASRLYDCLHQGAASGKPRMAVAPVPDQGVGRAINDRLRRAAA